The sequence below is a genomic window from Uranotaenia lowii strain MFRU-FL chromosome 2, ASM2978415v1, whole genome shotgun sequence.
agggggtaatatgccccatctacaagaagggcgacaaattggactgtgagaactaccgagcgatcactgtcctcaatgccgcctacaaagtgttgtcccgaatcctactccgccgcctaacgccacaagcaaacagattcgtgggaagtcatcaggccggcttcatggagggacggtctacgacggaccagatattcacattgcggcaaatcctccaaaaatgccgtgaacaccaagtccctacgcatcatctattcatcgacttcaaagccgcatacgacacgatcgaccgtaacgagctatggaaaatcatggacgaaaacggcttttccgggaagctgatcagactgatcaaggcgacgatggatggaacgcagtgctgtgtgcggatttcgggtgaattgtcgagttcattcgaatcacgcagggggcttcgacaaggtgatggtctatcctgcatgatattcaacgtggcgctagaaggtgttattcgacgagcggtgggcgaaatgcggggcacgattttcaacagatccagtcaacttatctgctttgccgatgacattgatatagtcggcagatcatctgcggcggtggaggagatctaccgcaaactgaaacgcgaagcaggaaggattgggttgatgattaatacgtccaagacgaagtatatgctggcctgcggatccgagaccgaccgaacccgcttgtccagtaataacaaggtcacgatcgacggcgacgagctggagatagtcgaagactttgtctatctcggctcactggtgactgcagacaatgacaccagccgtgagatccggaggcgaattatcagcggaagtcgtgcctactatggactccacaagcaattgcggtcgagaagacttagccctcgcacgaagtgtaacctgtatatgacgctcattagaccggttgttctctacgggcacgagacatggatattgctcgaggaggacctgcgtacactcggagtattcgagcgacgagtgttaagaaccatctttggcggcgtacaggagaacggagtgtggaggcgaaggatgaaccacgagctcgcgcgactctacggcgaacccagtatccagaaggtggtgaaagctggccggatacgctgggcgggacatgttgcgagaatgccggacgactgtcctgcaaaacaggtgttcgctacgaatccggtaggaacaagacgagcgggggcgcaacgagcgaggtggttagaccaagtggagcgtgatctggcgaacgtggggtgcccgaggaattggagaacggttgccatggaccgagtgaattataggaattatgttcgtcaagttatgtcgtgagacggtatactatgtaaataaatggAATGGGTCATATGGATTTATTAGAGAACCGACatcacaaaaatgatcaatgatgtcatttttgtcatttttgtcatttttgtcatttttgtcagttttgtcatttttgtcatttttgtcatttttgtcatttttgtcatttttgtcatttttgtcatttttgtcatttttgtcatttttgtcatttttgtcatttttgtcatgtttgtcatttttgtcatttttgtcatttttgtcatatttgtgatttttgtgatttttgtcatttttgtcatttttgtcatttttgtcatttttgtcatttttgtcatttttgtcatttttgtcatttttgtcatttttgtcatttttgtcatttttgtcattttttgtcatttttgtcatttttgtcatttttgtcatttttgtcatttttgtcatttttgtcatttttgtcatttttgtcatttttgtcatttttgtcatttttgtcatttttgtcatttttgtcatttttgtcatttttgtcatttttgtcatttttgtcatttttgtcatttttgtcatttttgtcatttttgtcatttttgtcatttttgtcatttttgtcatttttgtcatttttgtcatttttgtcatttttgtcatttttgtcatgtttgtcatttttgtcatttttgtcatttttgtcatttttgtcatttttgtcatttttgtcatttttgtcatttttgtcatttttgtcatttttgtcatttttgtcatttttgtcatttttgtcatttttgtcatttttgtcatttttgtcatttttgtcatttttgtcatttttgtcatttttgtcatttttgtcatttttgtcatttttgtcatttttgtcatttttgtcatttttgtcatttttgtcatttttgtcatttttgtcatttttgtcatttttgtcatttttgtcatttttgtcatttttgtcatttttgtcatttttgtcatttttgtcatttttgtcatttttgtcatttttgtcatttttgtcatttttgtcatttttgtcatttttgtcatttttgtcatttttgtcatttttgtcatttttgtcatttttgtcatttttgtcatttttgtcatttttgtcatttttgtcatttttgtcatttttgtcatttttgtcatttttgtcatttttgtcatttttgtcatttttgtcatttttgtcatttttgtcatttttgtcatttttgtcatttttgtcatttttgtcatttttgtcatttttgtcatttttgtcatttttgtcatttttgtcatttttgtcatttttgtcatttttgtcatttttgtcatttttgtcatttttgtcatttttgtcatttttgtcatttttgtcatttttgtcatttttgtcatttttgtcatttttgtcatttttgtcatttttgtcatttttgtcatttttgtcatttttgtcatttttgtcatttttgtcatttttgtcatttttgtcatttttgtcattttgtcatttttgtcatttttgtcatttttgtcatttttgtcatttttgtcatttttgtcatttttgtcatttttgtcatttttgtcatttttgtcatttttgtcatttttgtcatttttgtcatttttgtcattttgtcatttttgtcatttttgtcatttttgtcatttttgtcatttttgtcatttttgtcatttttgtcatttttgtcatttttgtcatttttgtcatttttgtcatttttgtcatttttgtcatttttgtcatttttgtcatttttgtcatttttgtcatttttgtcatttttgtcatttttgtcatttttgtcatttttgtcatttttgtcatttttgtcatttttgtcatttttgtcatttttgtcatttttgtcatttttgtcatttttgtcatttttgtcattttgtcatttttgtcatttttgtcatttttgtcatttttgtcatttttgtcatttttgtcatttttgtcatttttgtcatttttgtcattttgtcatttttgtcatttttgtcatttttgtcatttttgtcatttttgtcatttttgtcatttttgtcatttttgtcatttttgtcatttttgtcatttttgtcatttttgtcatttttgtcatttttgtcatttttgtcatttttgtcatttttgtcatttttgtcatttttgtcatttttgtcatttttgtcatttttgtcatttttgtcatttttgtcatttttgtcatttttgtcatttttgtcatttttgtcatttttgtcatttttgtcatttttgtcatttttgtcatttttgtcatttttgtcatttttgtcatttttgtcatttttgtcatttttgtcatttttgtcatttttgtcatttttgtcatttttgtcatttttgtcatttttgtcatttttgtcatttttgtcatttttgtcatttttgtcatttttgtcatttttgtcatttttgtcatttttgtcatttttgtcatttttgtcatttttgtcatttttgtcatttttgtcatttttgtcatttttgtcatttttgtcatttttgtcatttttgtcatttttgtcatttttgtcatttttgtcatttttgtcatttttgtcatttttgtcatttttgtcatttttgtcatttttgtcattttgtcatttttgtcatttttgtcatttttgtcatttttgtcatttttgtcatttttgtcatttttgtcatttttgtcatttttgtcatttttgtcatttttgtcatttttgtcatttttgtcatttttgtcatttttgtcatttttgtcatttttgtcatttttgtcatttatgtcatttttgtcatttttgtcatttttgtcatttttgtcatttttgtcatttttgtcatttttgtcatttttgtcatttttgtcatttttgtcatttttgtcatttttgtcatttttgtcatttttgtcatttttgtcatttttgtcatttttgtcatttttgtcatttttgtcatttttgtcatttttgtcatttttgtcatttttgtcatttttgtcatttttgtcatttttgtcatttttgtcatttttgtcatttttgtcatttttgtcatttttgtcatttttgtcatttttgtcatttttgtcatttttgtcatttttgtcatttttgtcatttttgtaNNNNNNNNNNNNNNNNNNNNNNNNNNNNNNNNNNNNNNNNNNNNNNNNNNNNNNNNNNNNNNNNNNNNNNNNNNNNNNNNNNNNNNNNNNNNNNNNNNNNNNNNNNNNNNNNNNNNNNNNNNNNNNNNNNNNNNNNNNNNNNNNNNNNNNNNNNNNNNNNNNNNNNNNNNNNNNNNNNNNNNNNNNNNNNNNNNNNNNNNNNNNNNNNNNNNNNNNNNNNNNNNNNNNNNNNNNNNNNNNNNNNNNNNNNNNNNNNNNNNNNNNNNNNNNNNNNNNNNNNNNNNNNNNNNNNNNNNNNNNNNNNNNNNNNNNNNNNNNNNNNNNNNNNNNNNNNNNNNNNNNNNNNNNNNNNNNNNNNNNNNNNNNNNNNNNNNNNNNNNNNNNNNNNNNNNNNNNNNNNNNNNNNNNNNNNNNNNNNNNNNNNNNNNNNNNNNNNNNNNNNNNNNNNNNNNNNNNNNNNNNNNNNNNNNNNNNNNNNNNNNNNNNNNNNNNNNNNNNNNctcagaaattaattttttaaacatgtttactacatttaccgttttttatttagttttcgagttaaCAATACTTTCCACTTAGCCACACCAGTTTTGGCAGTTCAGTATCGGTAAGTTGATGGTAATTTCGCGGGATCAACGAATTGAAATTGCGAGATGCATTCTGGGAATCCAAAGGCGCCCATTTGGATGGTAAAATGTGGCCCTCCTCGCTATTTCGCAAACATACGGGCATATACATAAACTCTCACCGGAACTTAGTATACTGGCATCCAACAGAATCACGGATAGCAGAGCGAAATACAGAACTCTGAATTTAGCGTCgaatttttctcaaatgtttaaaaaagatttcaaatgttttcaccttcaaatatattttaaacacCTGAACACCGTAAAAACCGTTCAAAGATTTCGACCAGCAGTGTTGGCTGCGTTTCTGACATGGATGATGGGTTCCTTTAGCCAACAACGGTCCGATTTCGTGCCGATCTATTTTCAATTTGTAGTCCGATTAGATTTAGTCGTACGTAAGCCGCTTGTCTACCAGTCAGCACCTCCTTTCCAATAGTTTATGCTTGTGGGTAATAATTGAACTGAATCGCCAACCTCACATCACAGCTTAACAATTAATCTACACCACCAGTGGAAACAGTGtagcacttggtgcactaccggtgcaccaccaggatgaaaacgaatatggcataagtTATGCATTTACACCTACCTGACTACTGAGTAATCAGATACAAATTCTAACATGTATCTACTTCTGCTTACGTACTCCTGGCTATCAGAATGTCATCGCAGGCAAAATTTTCTCCTCTTCCGGCGGTTAACCGTCGCTATTGCACTACAAAACACTTCCTTCCATCCACTTATAACACCTCTTCTAAAGGTTACCGGTGCAGCACCGACGGTGCCTATCCATTTTTTCGATTCTATTATTACTTCAATAGAAATTTATTAAccacttgaaaattaaaattgaaattttcgcgGACGGAGCAAAAAAACGGGTGCCATGTCTATGCATCATCGCCTACTTCTCCGTAGACGGAAGAAGTATTTTCATTGACagacaaatcgaaaaaaaaaataagtggctagttttaaaagagcttcaaataatttttaattaccGTACGAAGCTTTCATTATCATTTTCAAGAACTGTTACAAgtgaaatgaacaaaaaaaacaggcaaGCTTGTAGTTTTCGCATCAGTTCTACAACGAGGGATATCAGATTTTCCGATTAGTTGGGCAGAACGATGAACCTAGATCGGCCTTTGACGATTCTGATGCTTCCAGCATCAAGGAATAAAAGCTAAGTATTATTCGTattaattttcactttaatcaattataTTAATTATTGGCTATTCTGTTCAACATCATTCAGGAGATACCTAGGTATATTcccgatttttcaaattttctgatgGCGTACATTTCAGACAAACTTGTTGGGTGAAGCCGTCAATCTGCCGATCCCGATCAGGATGTGATTAAAGATTTGTGATGACACACAATGAACAAATAAAACACTTACAAACCTGGTTAACACATTACTCAAACTTTATTATTCTACATATCACATAGCGTTAAACAATTTACATATGGACGTAGCGTGCTCACAATTTCGATAACATCGATCTGGTATCCAAACCCCCACGTGACTCGCCGATGTGCTTAAACTCATGTTCTTCTAAGCTGATCCAATTAAACGGCAGCACCGATAGGCGCTTGGAACGAATGCTTGTAAGTTGTTTATATTGTgggttgttgttattgtttttgctGTTTATGTTGTTTCAACACTTGTCTAGTTCTCTATTCTTAATTACGCGCGGGCGCTCAGATTGTGGGAAAATTTCCCACGATCCCCCGCTTAACTAACctattcaattttgcatttttttttttctcttttctcttgaCGCTTAAATTTTGCGTGATCTCTAACGAATGTTTCTagcaatttttgatttcaattgcAAAGTGCTCAAATCTGTTTCTGTAACTATCTGAAAGCTGTTCGCTCTTATCAAAACTTTTGGCCACTAACGCTAAAATGTTGTCGTTTCGTTTTGCTTCGTTTTTTGTTCTTCCTGCCACCCCACCCTAGGGAATACCTAGTGTTTGGGTCTGCTGCCCGTGGAGCTGATCCAGGATAGCCTTGTGCAGGTCGTCGATCTGCGAGTACAGATACGAGTGCAGGTCCCCACTTCCGGCGTGATTGTACGAGTTGCCCCGGTTGTCGAACGAGGCGATGTTGCCGTTCTTGTCCAGCTCGGCGTAGCTCTCGAAGTGCGTCCCCGGGAATTTGTTGACCTCCTTCTCGACCGTTTTGGCCTTGATCTTGCCGGCCTCGTCCAAACACTCCCGCGTCACCACGATTTCCTGCAGGTTAGCCTTGGTGTTGTTTTTGGCGATCACGCACTTGAAGGCGTCGTCCGGACACTTGAGGGTGTCGCAAATGAGCGTTCCTGCAAGAAATAACagacgaaaaagaaaatttagtgGTTTTACagaatttcgaaaaacaaaataagaaattgaaaatcctattatatatattttttttgtagtatttcgTCTCACAGTCACGCGATGCATgactataaaaaataaaaatggaggcgtttttgGGACACCACACCTCATAAACGCGTTGTAAGAATTACATGAGATTTGCTAATCGAGGATTTTTTGGGCCACGGATGCCGAAAGTATAGTAAAAGTTTCAAGACTCTCACATTTCATGGAAGGcggttcccatacaaaatcaacatatCTTTATTAGGActcatctcgaaaaattttctggtGATTTGCATAAAAGTTGGTCTTGTTTATTCAATTATCATCGCTGTTCCTATGATGGTTATGAAAAAATGCGTGATTTTGACAAATAGGACCACAGTATggttaaaatttgacaataaaattctgaaatttgacaaCCTGACAAAACtatgagcttgagcttgagcttgctatcaactacgttCCACCTAcggcccctcctggccaatggcataatggttgcactccgt
It includes:
- the LOC129747047 gene encoding uncharacterized protein LOC129747047 → MYSKQGMVICCALLMVMIGFGAVQGAAVRDRRQLNTLLNLSGESNARIENGTLICDTLKCPDDAFKCVIAKNNTKANLQEIVVTRECLDEAGKIKAKTVEKEVNKFPGTHFESYAELDKNGNIASFDNRGNSYNHAGSGDLHSYLYSQIDDLHKAILDQLHGQQTQTLGIP